In one Lycium barbarum isolate Lr01 chromosome 7, ASM1917538v2, whole genome shotgun sequence genomic region, the following are encoded:
- the LOC132601529 gene encoding uncharacterized protein LOC132601529: MVVTMVYAKCSEVERMQLWDSLYFLASNMTSPWLIGGDFNVILNEEEKIGGLAVLPQIYEDFAFCLNSCELHAMAFKGSPFTWWNGRAANDCILKKLDKIVHNDTFQNWFGQLEVEHFLRTGSDHAPLLVEHDTFLDFVKRQWEVALSDDVFLSFKLKMKKLKAALSTWSKATFGDIFKQLVIRDDIVKIKEQFFEENPSEENRRVMQRAQAEHKLYLHYEEDFWRQKAGMDCFSEGDKNTRYFHSLVKGRRKRIQIKRIKDATGNWLEDADRVAAEAVNFFHKQFTYEEVSEDSPILNHIPELIREEDNILLVE, encoded by the exons ATGGTGGTTACAATGGTCTATGCTAAATGTTCAGAAGTGGAGAGAATGCAGTTGTGGGATAGTTTATACTTCTTGGCTAGTAACATGACATCTCCTTGGCTAATTGGTGGAGATTTCAATGTTAtattgaatgaagaagaaaaaataggaggTTTAGCAGTATTGCCACAAATATATGAAGATTTTGCCTTTtgtttgaattcttgtgaattGCATGCGATGGCTTTCAAAGGGAGTCCtttcacctggtggaatggtagagctgCCAATGACTGCATTTTGAAGAAATTGGACAAGATTGTGCATAATGATACATTTCAGAATTGGTTTGGACAGCTAGAAGTGGAACATTTCTTAAggactggttctgatcatgcaccattACTT GTGGAACATGATACTTTTCTTGACTTTGTTAAGCGGCAATGGGAAGTAGCCTTATCTGATGATGTGTTTCTGTCCTTTAAActcaagatgaagaaactgaaagCTGCTTTAAGTACATGGAGTAAGGCTACTTTTGGGGACATTTTTAAACAACTAGTAATCAGAGACGATATAGTTAAGATTAAAGAGCAGTTTTTTGAGGAGAATCCATCTGAAGAAAATAGAAgggtcatgcaaagggcacaagcAGAACATAAATTGTATCTTCACTATGAGGAAGacttctggaggcaaaaagcTGGAATGGACTGTTTCTCAGAAGGTGATAAGAATACAAGATATTTCCACAGTCTggtaaaaggaagaaggaaaagaaTCCAGATTAAGAGGATTAAAGATGCTACTGGAAATTGGCTAGAGGATGCTGATAGAGTTGCTGCTGAAGCTGTTAATTTTTTCCATAAGCAGTTTACTTATGAGGAGGTTAGTGAAGATTCTCCAATTCTTAATCATATTCCTGAACTTATTAGAGAGGAGGATAATATACTACTTGTTGAATAA